The following coding sequences are from one Triticum dicoccoides isolate Atlit2015 ecotype Zavitan chromosome 4A, WEW_v2.0, whole genome shotgun sequence window:
- the LOC119289506 gene encoding cell number regulator 10-like, whose protein sequence is MEMKPAAQPVTGVPVGAAPAAWSSGLFDCFDDCGLCCVTYWCPCITFGKVAEIVDRGSTSCGTSGALYALLCSLTGCQWIYSCTYRSKMRAQYALPDGPCCDCCVHFCCEPCALVQQYKELKARGYDPEIGWHLNMERRAGAGAVNPPGVQGMGR, encoded by the coding sequence ATGGAGATGAAGCCCGCCGCGCAGCCGGTCACCGGCGTCCCCGTCGGCGCGGCGCCCGCCGCCTGGTCCTCCGGCCTCTTCGACTGCTTCGACGACTGCGGCCTCTGCTGCGTGACCTACTGGTGCCCGTGCATCACGTTCGGCAAGGTGGCGGAGATCGTGGACAGGGGGTCGACGTCGTGCGGGACGAGCGGCGCGCTCTACGCGCTCCTGTGCTCGCTCACGGGATGCCAGTGGATCTATTCCTGCACCTACCGCTCCAAGATGCGCGCCCAGTACGCGCTCCCGGACGGGCCCTGCTGCGACTGCTGCGTCCACTTCTGCTGCGAGCCGTGCGCGCTCGTCCAGCAGTACAAGGAGCTCAAGGCCCGCGGCTACGACCCCGAGATCGGCTGGCACCTCAACATGGAgcgccgcgccggcgccggcgccgtcaACCCGCCCGGCGTTCAGGGGATGGGCCGCTAG
- the LOC119289503 gene encoding uncharacterized protein LOC119289503 — MATRRSSTGGCHVSSLLVLLFLASASASLLGARAKGPVVDVKASCAKTDGPITCNSFLGPEPDTKTADARGLAEIAMKVTAKLGGLVGAYARRELDLVKDNPTWQCLDECAEDIEDALSHLDDALGGVNDAQFDQVRQYIDLSEQDTWSCDETCRDTPPSPVKTELLRKNLDFDRMMNVTRQLIKLADGGASPVPPKPAILP; from the coding sequence ATGGCCACGCGCCGCAGCAGCACGGGCGGCTGCCacgtctcctccctcctcgtcctcctcttcctcgcctCCGCCTCGGCGTCCCTCCTCGGCGCCCGCGCCAAAGGCCCCGTCGTGGACGTCAAGGCGTCCTGCGCCAAGACGGACGGCCCGATCACCTGCAACTCCTTCCTCGGGCCCGAGCCGGACACCAAGACGGCGGACGCGCGCGGGCTGGCGGAGATCGCCATGAAGGTCACCGCCAAGCTCGGCGGCTTGGTGGGGGCCTACGCGCGCCGCGAGCTGGATCTGGTCAAGGACAACCCGACGTGGCAGTGCCTGGACGAGTGCGCCGAGGACATCGAGGACGCGCTGTCGCACCTGGACGACGCCCTGGGCGGCGTCAACGACGCCCAGTTCGACCAGGTCCGCCAGTACATCGACCTCTCCGAGCAGGACACCTGGTCCTGCGACGAGACCTGCCGGGACACGCCGCCCAGCCCGGTCAAGACCGAGCTGCTCCGCAAGAACCTCGACTTCGACAGGATGATGAACGTTACCCGCCAGCTCATCAAGCTCGCCGACGGGGGCGCCTCGCCGGTGCCGCCGAAACCCGCTATTCTTCCATGA
- the LOC119283935 gene encoding auxin response factor 17-like, which yields MGAITGISDLDAVRWPNSHWRSVKVGWDESTAGERQPRVSLWEIEPLTTFPMYPTPFPLRLKRPRPTGLPSLHGGKDDDLTSSLMWLRDSANPGFQSLNFSDAANATSVSAAVIPSKHQWGHDPGPAQSEFLQQQLQRCQSFNEKKPQLLQQQESNQQQSHRRNSN from the exons ATGGGGGCAATTACAGGAATTAGTGATCTTGATGCTGTCCGTTGGCCAAACTCACATTGGCGGTCTGTGAAG GTTGGCTGGGATGAATCAACTGCTGGAGAGAGGCAGCCAAGGGTGTCACTTTGGGAGATTGAACCCCTGACAACTTTCCCGATGTACCCTACTCCTTTTCCACTCAGACTGAAGCGACCGCGGCCAACAGGCTTGCCTTCTCTGCATG GTGGTAAGGATGATGACTTGACTTCCTCGCTCATGTGGCTTCGAGATAGCGCAAACCCTGGTTTCCAGTCGCTGAATTTCAGCGATGCTG CAAATGCAACCTCAGTTTCGGCAGCAGTCATACCTTCAAAACATCAATGGGGCCACGATCCAGGGCCAGCTCAGTCCGAGTTCCTTCAACAGCAGCTCCAACGGTGCCAGTCCTTCAATGAGAAAAAGCCACAGCTTCTCCAACAGCAAGAATCAAATCAGCAGCAATCGCATAGAAGGAACTCAAACTGA
- the LOC119289504 gene encoding uncharacterized protein LOC119289504 translates to MAMAARCNTPSVNLLSLLLLLLLSSALLVTAAGNSAKDACSKAPDQQFCVAFLAGIPESMTVDARGLAELGIRAAAKIGAAEGTAARTQLNLVTIKGPQWQCMDSCVADVEEAVSHLDVDRGKGGVTAMDDAKFNDARDYVESAEKDGLTWNCDQCRDGLTAPVKTGLLPKGNEFEKVMGAVTALIKRAGGSAAPAPAPGPS, encoded by the coding sequence ATGGCCATGGCGGCGCGTTGCAACACGCCTAGTGTCAACCTCctatccctcctcctcctcctcctcctctccagcgcACTCCTCGTCACCGCCGCCGGCAACTCCGCCAAGGACGCCTGCTCCAAGGCGCCAGACCAGCAGTTCTGCGTGGCCTTCCTGGCAGGCATCCCGGAGAGCATGACGGTGGACGCGCGCGGGCTGGCGGAGCTGGGCATCCGTGCCGCGGCCAAGATCGGCGCCGCGGAGGGCACGGCCGCGCGCACCCAGCTGAACCTGGTCACGATCAAGGGCCCGCAGTGGCAGTGCATGGACTCGTGCGTCGCCGACGTGGAGGAGGCCGTCTCCCACCTCGACGTCGACAGGGGCAAGGGCGGCGTCACCGCCATGGACGACGCCAAGTTCAACGACGCGCGCGACTACGTGGAGAGCGCCGAGAAGGACGGGCTGACGTGGAACTGCGACCAGTGCCGGGATGGCCTCACGGCGCCCGTCAAGACCGGGCTGCTACCCAAAGGCAACGAGTTCGAGAAGGTCATGGGGGCCGTCACTGCCCTCATCAAGCGGGCCGGTGGGAGCGCCGCGCCGGCGCCAGCGCCCGGCCCGTCCTGA
- the LOC119289507 gene encoding cell number regulator 10-like yields the protein MKPGTEPATGVPVGGAPGAPTAWSSGLFDCFDDCGLCCLTCWCPCITFGKVAEIVDRGATSCGTSGALYVLLASLTGCHWIYSCTYRSKMRAQYALPDAPCCDCCVHYCCEPCALVQEYKELKARGYDPEIGWHLNQERRNGGAGGVNPPGMQEMGR from the exons ATGAAGCCCGGCACCGAGCCGGCCACCGGCGTCCCCGTCGGCGGCGCACCGGGCGCCCCCACCGCCTGGTCCTCCGGCCTCTTCGACTGCTTCGACGACTGCGGCCTCT GTTGCCTGACTTGCTGGTGCCCGTGCATCACGTTCGGGAAGGTGGCGGAGATCGTGGACCGGGGCGCGACGTCGTGTGGGACGAGCGGCGCGCTCTACGTGCTGCTGGCGTCGCTCACGGGGTGCCACTGGATCTACTCCTGCACCTACCGCTCCAAGATGCGCGCCCAGTACGCGCTCCCGGACGCGCCCTGCTGCGACTGCTGCGTGCACTACTGCTGCGAGCCCTGCGCGCTCGTCCAGGAGTACAAGGAGCTCAAGGCCCGCGGCTACGACCCCGAGATCGGCTGGCACCTCAACCAAGAGCGCCGcaacggcggcgccggcggcgtcaACCCGCCCGGCATGCAGGAGATGGGCCGCTGA
- the LOC119289505 gene encoding cell number regulator 10-like — protein MKPAAQPVTGVPVGGAPAPAAWSSGLFDCFDDCGLCCLTCWCPCITFGKVAEIVDRGSTSCGTSGALYALLGSLTGCHWIYSCTYRSKMRAQYALPDEPCCDCCVHFCCETCGLIQQYKELKARGYDPDIGWHLNVERGNGGAGVGGVNPPGMQEMGR, from the exons ATGAAGCCCGCCGCGCAGCCGGTCACCGGCGTCCCCGTCGGCGGCGCCCCCGCCCCAGCCGCCTGGTCCTCCGGCCTCTTCGACTGCTTCGACGACTGCGGCCTCT GTTGCCTGACGTGCTGGTGCCCTTGCATCACGTTTGGCAAGGTGGCGGAGATCGTGGACAGGGGCTCGACGTCGTGCGGCACCAGCGGGGCGCTCTACGCGCTGCTGGGGTCGCTCACGGGGTGCCACTGGATCTACTCCTGCACGTACAGGTCCAAGATGCGCGCCCAGTACGCGCTCCCGGACGAGCCCTGCTGCGACTGCTGCGTCCACTTCTGCTGCGAGACCTGCGGCCTCATCCAGCAGTACAAGGAGCTCAAGGCCCGTGGCTACGACCCCGACATTGGCTGGCACCTCAACGTCGAGCGCGGCAACGGCGGCGCCGGTGTTGGCGGCGTCAACCCGCCCGGCATGCAGGAGATGGGCCGCTAG